The following coding sequences lie in one Tachysurus fulvidraco isolate hzauxx_2018 chromosome 19, HZAU_PFXX_2.0, whole genome shotgun sequence genomic window:
- the large1 gene encoding xylosyl- and glucuronyltransferase LARGE1 — MLGMCRGRRKFLAASIALLFIPALTWLYLSAANVTVKPLPLSPLDPQSSTLALELRVREVEEENRALRREISQLPRSPTHGNQHSQHHISGHHGNQSQLHSTEEGTGDSEAQKALSKSNGSSCVQQPAVDKCETIHVAIVCAGYNASRDVVTLVKSVLFHRRNPLHFHFITDSIAKQILASLFHTWMVPAVRVDFYDADELKSEVSWIPNKHYSGIYGLMKLVLTKTLPSDLQKVIVLDTDITFATDIAELWAVFHKFRGQQVLGLVENQSDWYLGNLWKNHRPWPALGRGFNTGVILLLLDRLRKLRWEQMWRLTAERELMSMLSTSLADQDIFNAVIKQNPFLVHQLPCFWNVQLSDHTRSEKCYRDVSDLKVIHWNSPKKLRVKNKHVEFFRNLYLTFLEYDGNLLRRELFGCPSETDHNSENLQKTLLELDEDDPCYEFRRERFTVHRTHLYFLHYEYEASADQTDVTLVAQLSMDRLQMLEAICKHWEGPISLALYLSDAEAQQFLRYAQGSEVLMSRSNVGYHIVYKEGQFYPVNLLRNVAMKQVSTPYMFLSDIDFLPMYGLYEYLRRSVVQLDMAHTKKALVVPAFETLRYRLSFPKSKAELLSQLDMGTLFTFRYHVWTKGHAPTNFAKWRTATTPYRVQWESDFEPYVMVRRDSPEYDRRFVGFGWNKVAHIMELDAQEYEFVVLPNAYMIHMPHAPSFDITKFRSNKQYRVCLKTLKEEFQQNMSRRYGFAALKYMTADNNS, encoded by the exons TGAAGCCGCTGCCTCTCTCTCCACTGGATCCTCAGTCCTCCACACTGGCCCTGGAGCTACGAGTTCGAGAGGTAGAGGAGGAAAACCGAGCGCTCAGAAGAGAGATTAGCCAGCTGCCCAGGAGTCCTACCCACGGCAACCAGCATTCCCAGCACCACATCAGCGGGCACCATGGCAACCAGTCCCAGCTTCACTCCACTGAAGAGGGTACAGGTGATAGTGAAGCTCAGAAAGCGCTCTCCAAATCCAACGGCTCCAGCTGTGTCCAGCAACCGGCTGTAGACAAATGTGAG ACCATTCATGTTGCCATCGTGTGCGCGGGGTACAACGCGAGCCGAGACGTGGTGACGCTGGTCAAGTCTGTGCTTTTTCATCG ACGGAACCCTCTTCACTTCCACTTCATCACAGACTCTATCGCCAAGCAGATCCTGGCCTCCCTCTTCCACACTTGGATGGTGCCAGCTGTCCGTGTGGACTTTTACGATGCTGACGAATTGAAG TCTGAGGTGTCGTGGATTCCAAACAAACATTACTCAGGTATCTATGGACTGATGAAGCTGGTTCTGACTAAGACTCTGCCATCAGACCTACAAAAAGTCATCGTTCTTGATACTGACATCACCTTCGCCACAGACATCGCTGAGCTGTGGGCTGTCTTTCACAAATTCAGAG gtcagCAGGTGCTTGGTCTGGTGGAGAATCAGAGTGACTGGTATTTGGGGAACCTGTGGAAGAACCATCGACCTTGGCCAGCTCTAGGCCGAGGCTTCAACACTG gtgtaaTTCTCCTGCTGTTGGATCGTTTGAGGAAGCTCAGATGGGAGCAGATGTGGAGActgacagcagagagagagctgaTGAGCATGCTGTCTACATCACTAGCAGATCAG GACATCTTTAACGCTGTGATCAAACAGAACCCCTTCCTGGTGCACCAGCTGCCCTGCTTCTGGAATGTCCAGCTGTCTGATCACACACGCTCTGAGAAGTGCTACAGAGATGTGTCCGACCTCAAG GTGATCCACTGGAACTCTCCTAAGAAGCTGCGGGTGAAGAACAAGCATGTGGAGTTTTTCAGGAACCTTTATCTGACCTTTCTGGAGTACGACGGCAACCTGCTGAGGAGGGAGTTATTCGGCTGTCCGAGTGAAACCGACCACAATAGTGAGAAT CTCCAGAAGACTCTACTGGAGCTTGATGAGGATGACCCATGTTATGAGTTCCGGAGAGAGCGCTTCACTGTGCATCGCACACACCTCTACTTCCTGCACTACGAGTACGAGGCCAGTGCAGACCAGACTGATGTTACGCTCGTGGCCCAGCTCTCCATGGACAG gCTGCAGATGCTAGAGGCCATCTGTAAACACTGGGAAGGACCCATCAGTCTGGCTCTCTACCTGTCTGATGCTGAGGCACAGCAATTCCTGCGTTATGCCCAGGGTTCTGAGGTACTCATGAGCAGAAGCAATGTGGGATACCATATCGTCTACAAAGAGGGTCAGTTCTACCCTGTCAACCTGTTGCGCAATGTTGCCATGAAACAAGTCAGCACACCTTATATGTTCCTGTCTGACATCGACTTCCTGCCCATGTACGGACTCTACGAATACCTCAG GAGATCTGTAGTACAGCTGGACATGGCTCACACTAAAAAAGCTCTGGTGGTGCCTGCATTTGAGACACTGCGATACCGGCTGTCCTTTCCCAAATCCAAGGCTGAGCTTCTGTCCCAGCTGGACATGGGCACCCTCTTTACCTTCAG gTACCATGTATGGACAAAGGGTCATGCTCCAACCAACTTCGCAAAATGGCGCACAGCCACAACGCCGTACAGAGTGCAGTGGGAATCTGACTTTGAGCCGTATGTGATGGTGAGGAGGGACAGTCCAGAATATGACCGCAGATTTGTGGGATTCGGCTGGAACAAAGTGGCTCACATTATGGAGTTAGATGCACAG GAATACGAGTTTGTGGTTCTACCTAATGCCTACATGATCCACATGCCTCACGCACCGAGCTTCGACATCACCAAGTTCCGCTCCAATAAACAGTACCGTGTTTGTCTCAAGACTCTTAAAGAGGAGTTTCAGCAGAACATGTCCCGCCGTTACGGATTCGCTGCACTTAAATACATGACAGCGGACAACAACAGCTAG